The following proteins are co-located in the Deinococcus metallilatus genome:
- a CDS encoding PRC and DUF2382 domain-containing protein, with the protein MTQNQNYLIRLSDLSRDNRLDLAGEGVYNPSGNTAYGYNGEKVGTVKDALVDPATGRIRYLIVDVGGWFSSKEVAVPVGEARFADNGVYFDNLTKDQVRDLGEYRYDQQYTYDQNMTNDTLAADERVLRGTDTDEASYRERAFRTPDRLQLLEERLVVNKDRFQAGSVEIGKHVETVQQTVNVPLQREEVIIERHPVTDARPVEGAVLGEGSQTMRVDLEAERANVSKQAYVTEEVEIGKRTVTETQTVTDTVGREVLDVNKTGDVRLENADRMTDTTNTTGTMTDRDVTDRDRNNR; encoded by the coding sequence ATGACTCAGAACCAGAATTACCTGATCCGTCTGTCCGACCTGAGCCGCGACAACCGGTTGGACCTGGCCGGGGAAGGCGTCTACAACCCCAGCGGCAACACCGCCTACGGCTACAACGGCGAGAAGGTCGGCACGGTCAAGGACGCGCTGGTGGACCCCGCGACGGGGCGCATCCGCTACCTGATCGTGGATGTGGGCGGCTGGTTCTCCTCCAAGGAAGTGGCGGTCCCGGTCGGTGAGGCCCGTTTTGCCGACAACGGCGTGTATTTCGACAACCTGACCAAGGATCAGGTGCGCGACCTGGGCGAGTACCGCTACGACCAGCAGTACACCTACGACCAGAACATGACGAACGACACGCTGGCCGCCGACGAGCGCGTGCTGCGCGGCACGGACACCGACGAGGCCAGCTACCGTGAGCGGGCCTTCCGCACGCCCGACCGTCTCCAGCTCCTCGAAGAGCGGCTGGTCGTGAACAAGGACCGCTTCCAGGCGGGCAGCGTGGAGATCGGCAAGCACGTCGAGACGGTCCAGCAGACGGTGAACGTGCCGCTGCAACGCGAGGAAGTGATTATCGAACGTCACCCCGTCACCGATGCCCGCCCGGTGGAGGGCGCCGTGCTGGGCGAAGGCAGCCAGACCATGCGCGTGGACCTGGAAGCCGAGCGGGCCAACGTGAGCAAGCAGGCCTACGTGACCGAGGAAGTCGAGATCGGCAAGCGCACTGTGACCGAAACCCAGACGGTCACCGACACCGTGGGCCGCGAAGTGCTGGACGTGAACAAGACCGGCGACGTGCGCCTGGAGAACGCCGACCGCATGACCGACACGACGAACACCACCGGCACCATGACGGACCGTGACGTGACGGACCGCGACCGCAACAACCGCTGA